The following proteins are co-located in the Triticum aestivum cultivar Chinese Spring chromosome 1A, IWGSC CS RefSeq v2.1, whole genome shotgun sequence genome:
- the LOC123071052 gene encoding serine/threonine-protein kinase GRIK1, with protein sequence MSCCCCSCFGFLSKLHHRPAAGDSDGAPSKVLLLPRSSDGGSFYAGDNSSSFLGDESRSFYEREEEDYLLRQSDGDDEPPRKRSEDIILSRARNGFACRDSLVRDTRKLFRSEDETTGCKMINQYVHLGKIGAGSYGKVVKYRNIKDGRLYAIKVLSKPYMLKVRVVQSETAMTDVLREVSLMKMLDHPNIVNLIEVIDDPNTDKFYMVLEYVEGKMVCNNGIGLGEATSRKYLRDIVSGVMYLHSHNIIHGDIKPDNLLVTSTGNVKIGDFSVSQIFEDDDDMLWRSPGTPVFTAPECCQGSAYHGRTADTWAVGVTLYCMITGKYPFLGETLQETYDKIANDPVEIPGDTSPQLADLMQRLLYKDPGDRMTLQAVAAHPWVAGAEGPVPEFVCRCGFGRRNRSDSQEAVQ encoded by the exons atgagctgctgctgctgcagctgctTCGGCTTCCTCAGCAAGCTgcaccaccgccccgccgccggagacAGCGACGGCGCGCCGTCCAAGGTCCTGCTTTTGCCGAGGTCCAGCGACGGCGGCAGCTTCTACGCCGGGGACAACAGCAGCAGCTTCCTCGGCGACGAGAGCaggagcttctacgagagggaagAGGAGGACTACCTCCTCCGCCagagcgacggcgacgacgagccgCCCCGCAAGCGGTCCGAGGACATCATACTCTCCCGGGCCCGGAACGGCTTCGCCTGCAGGGACAGCCTCGTCAGGGACACCAGGAAGCTCTTCCGCTCAGAG GACGAAACAACCGGCTGTAAGATGATCAACCAGTATGTTCACCTGGGCAAGATTGGTGCTGGGAGCTATGGCAAAGTG GTTAAATACCGAAACATCAAGGACGGAAGGTTATATGCAATAAAG GTGTTGAGTAAACCCTACATGTTGAAAGTGCGTGTTGTGCAGTCAGAAACGGCCATGACAGATGTTCTTCGGGAA GTATCCCTCATGAAAATGTTGGATCATCCCAATATAGTAAATCTCATTGAGGTGATTGACGACCCAAACACAGATAAATTCTACATGG TTCTTGAGTATGTTGAGGGGAAAATGGTGTGCAATAACGGCATAGGTTTAGGAGAAGCTACTTCCAGGAAGTACTTGCGGGACATTGTCTCTGGTGTTATGTATCTTCACTCTCAT AACATTATTCATGGTGATATTAAACCAGACAACCTCTTGGTCACAAGTACTGGCAATGTGAAGATAGGGGACTTCAGTGTTAGCCAGATATTTGAG GATGACGATGATATGCTTTGGAGGTCTCCGGGTACTCCAGTTTTCACTGCACCAGAGTGCTGTCAAG GTTCAGCCTACCATGGCAGAACAGCTGATACATGGGCAGTCGGTGTTACCCTGTATTGCATGATCACCGGGAAATATCCATTCCTTGGAGAAACTCTGCAGGAAACTTACGACAAG ATCGCCAATGATCCGGTGGAAATACCCGGCGACACGAGCCCCCAGCTCGCCGACTTGATGCAGAGGCTGCTCTACAAAG ATCCGGGAGATCGTATGACCCTGCAGGCCGTGGCCGCGCATCCCTGGGTCGCCGGGGCCGAGGGTCCGGTCCCTGAGTTTGTGTGTAGGTGCGGTTTCGGTCGCAGGAACAGGAGTGATTCGCAGGAGGCGGTGCAATAA